The following coding sequences are from one Patagioenas fasciata isolate bPatFas1 chromosome 23, bPatFas1.hap1, whole genome shotgun sequence window:
- the ICMT gene encoding protein-S-isoprenylcysteine O-methyltransferase, protein MMAAAAAPRRGRLGREARASLAAFLLGASVAALPVALGSPPALLAAPGLRGRLALALHVAGVNAALLLLYPRPLYKIAVRAGFLGFAFGCGLLLSAGRSAWRHFGWYMCSLSLFHYSEYLVTAINNPRSLSLDSFLLNHSFEYNLAALSSWVEFTLEKLLFPELKQITWLSTVGLLMVIFGDCLRKAAMLTAGSNFNHIVQNEKSDTHTLVTSGVYGWFRHPSYVGWFYWSIGTQVLLCNPICVVGYALASWRFFRERIEEEEITLIHFFGEEYLEYKRKVPSGLPFIKGVKVEL, encoded by the exons atgatggcggcggcggcggctccgcggcgGGGCCGGCTGGGCCGGGAGGCGCGCGCCAGCCTGGCCGCGTTCCTGCTGGGCGCGTCGGTGGCGGCGCTGCCGGTGGCGCTGGGCTCCCCGCCCGCCCTGCTGGCCGCCCCCGGCCTGCGCGGCCGCCTGGCGCTGGCCCTGCACGTGGCGGGCGTCAAcgcggcgctgctgctgctgtaccCGCGGCCGCTCTACAAG ATCGCCGTCCGGGCCGGCTTCCTGGGCTTCGCGTTCGGCTGCGGGCTGCTGCTCAGCGCCGGCCGCTCCGCCTGGCGCCACTTCGGCTG GTACATgtgctccctctccctcttccacTACTCGGAGTACCTGGTGACCGCCATCAACAACCCGCGCAGCCTCTCGCTGGACTCCTTCCTGCTCAACCACAGCTTCGAGTACAACCTGGCCGCGCTCTCCTCCTGGGTGGAGTTCACGCTGGAGAAGCTCCTGTTCCCAG AGCTGAAGCAGATCACCTGGCTGAGCACCGTGGGGCTGCTGATGGTGATCTTCGGGGACTGCCTGAGAAAAGCGGCCATGCTCACGGCTGGCTCCAACTTCAACCACATTGTTCAGAACGAGAAATCGGATACTCATACTTTGGTGACAAGTGGGGTGTACGGGTGGTTCCGGCACCCGTCGTACGTGGGATGGTTTTACTGGAGTATTGGAACACAG GTGTTACTGTGCAACCCCATCTGCGTGGTGGGCTACGCGCTGGCGTCCTGGCGCTTCTTCAGGGAGCGGATCGAGGAGGAGGAGATCACGCTCATTCACTTCTTTGGAGAAGAGTACCTGGAGTACAAACGGAAGGTGCCATCAGGTCTCCCTTTTATTAAAGGAGTCAAAGTGGAACTGTAA